TTTCCTTTTGTTTAGACAACAATTGGAGCGGCAAGGGTTTTGGCGGCAACGACGGGTGCGACTGGAGCGGCCACAACTGGGGCAGCGACTGCCTTGGCGGCGACGACGGGAGCAACAGCGGCGACTGGCACATCCTTTTGGACGACAGCGTTGAAACCGTTAATGGGATCAGCGTAGTAGTTGACAATACGACGGGAACCATCGGGTTCGATGAGCGAGTATGAGCCACGAACGATGTCACCATCACGGGTCTCCTCTTGGGTCTTGGAGTCACCGGTCAAAGCATCTTGTACATTGTAAGCGTAGGTGTATTGTGGGTGTGGGTCAACAATGTCGGAGGCGACAGCAACTGGAGCGGCAACTGGTGCGGCCAAAGCTCTAGCGGCAACTACGGGCGCTGGGGCGGCAACAACGGGAGCTGGAGCGGCAACAAGTGGTGCTGGGGCGGCCAATGGAGCGGCAATTGGTGCAGCCAAAGCTCTTGGGGCAAGGAGTGGTGCTGGTGCGGCGGCATAAGTTCTGGCAACGACTGGTTTCACAATGGGTGCGGCAGCAGCCAATGGAGCTGGAGCGGCGGCAACCAATGGAGCGGGGGCGGCGTAACGAGCGTAGATGGGACCAGATGCGTAGGCAGCTGGTGCAGCGGCGTAGGCCAGAGGTGCTGGAGCAGCAGCGTACGCCAAAGGCGCAGGTGCGGCAATGATACCAGCGTTGGCAGAGAGCGCCAAGGTAGATAGAACAGCGGCAAACTGTAAAGCAAAGGAAGAAGATGTATGTAGTGTGTGAGCGTGTGTGCTTAATCCAACGGACACTTGGACACTGCCTACGACGGTACTTAGAGCGACGTAGAGGCGCGCAACTGCATCGTCTACTTTTCGTAGAAACGCGTAATCCAAGCGCCCGTTGCCTTCGTACATAGTACGTTAGGAAGGATGTGGTGTTTGTCGCAGGAGCTCAAAATACTTACAACGAATGGACTCATTGTGTGCTTAAGCTGATTAGATTCTCACTGTCGGTTGATTAAAACAAAACTGACATACTTTTTCCAAAATCGCGACGCTTTTTATACTTCAAAAAATACCAAATGAAGCGCACGCGCGATGAGACCGTAGCTCTCGAAAAAGAGAAGAAGACGATTTccgaaaatttgaatatttgcatTGTAGCGGCAGCGCGCTCTTCCACACTCAGTCTCAAAGCTAGAGGTGTTGCGGATTGTACTAAAAATTGCtctacaatttttgttttggattttgtttttgtttttattgtttttttttttggattttagcAAGCATATGACCTCTTCAATGCAAGCCATACCTCGTATATGAAGGGCGGGTGGCGTTAATTCAAGAAGCCAAACACGAAGCCCAACTACCAATGACCAACTAAAAGCATTTTGAAATTCTGCTGGTGAATTCTGGGCACGTAAATCGGGTAAGTCAGCAAGGCAAACGCGTGAATACAtacatttcaatatttatagcACATACACATGCGCATACATTTGCATGCCAGCGCGCTTTCATGGCATCGGTTGGTGAGCTAGCAAAGTGTGCGACACTCACGCACGTGGCTTGTGAGCTACCTACTCCAAAGGCCTGCACGGTGTGATGGCCGTAGTAATGCAGTGACATGGGGAACGACA
This genomic stretch from Bactrocera dorsalis isolate Fly_Bdor chromosome 5, ASM2337382v1, whole genome shotgun sequence harbors:
- the LOC105231418 gene encoding larval cuticle protein A3A yields the protein MSPFVFAAVLSTLALSANAGIIAAPAPLAYAAAPAPLAYAAAPAAYASGPIYARYAAPAPLVAAAPAPLAAAAPIVKPVVARTYAAAPAPLLAPRALAAPIAAPLAAPAPLVAAPAPVVAAPAPVVAARALAAPVAAPVAVASDIVDPHPQYTYAYNVQDALTGDSKTQEETRDGDIVRGSYSLIEPDGSRRIVNYYADPINGFNAVVQKDVPVAAVAPVVAAKAVAAPVVAAPVAPVVAAKTLAAPIVV